In Streptantibioticus cattleyicolor NRRL 8057 = DSM 46488, a genomic segment contains:
- a CDS encoding FUSC family protein — protein MTVSGRVRDWVAAVWDRFSASDPGLLRLMAGLRTVGAIALTLFALALLDTPVNHLVAGAMAAMAATFAISERRVSGQAITLALGWPTALAAMTLGAVLNGDRIAGDVFFVVLIAGAVYARRFGDRGTALGVIGFQVYFISLFVRARPAGLWSLFVTLSVAFACAAFVRFAVVPATPEGALVRLRRAFRARLAQVVDTQRELVDIEPERLEKGVAQLRRDTARLHECALMIQGRLEDGTRDEAAAALVQRRIADAEIAAERLGVLLLKARSYEGADTLTLHLPDVALAASSTPVRREDETTRLLRRDLGSLHLLITRLAPEDRGAGVAVLRNRLLSYRDEDNLPRASLAVQDVFRGIGELARAVLGLRLAFDGPQDESDDTPETTRSREEFEAEDASMSATREEPEAEEEPKGLNRPTTRAAFQVAVGSTLAIVGGEFLSAQRWYWAVLTCWVVFLNTTSTGEILVKGYRRLIGTVAGVVAGVLLAGLVGHHTWTAFALALLCVFGMFFTAPLSYALMSFFVTAMLGLLYTLLNTYSLAVLVLRIEETALGASCGIIAAFLVLPVRTHHHTDQQLREVLTRLREVASAAVDQLSGGTAGDLLDLSRELDTALDDLRRSTRPLTHPITPLRVRRRTARYLVGLLETCAYHARALAATAELVPYSKRIAADPRLKRAGERIERNLGVLIAHLGDERAEGEVESGASIAAMLESGSTEVIRPGTVTFRVLRHLQRLDEGVAGLARPLCVPVARGDRPAERHVA, from the coding sequence TTGCTGCGTCTGATGGCCGGGTTGCGCACGGTGGGCGCGATCGCGCTGACGCTGTTCGCGCTGGCGTTGCTGGACACGCCGGTGAACCACCTCGTCGCGGGCGCGATGGCGGCCATGGCCGCGACGTTCGCGATCAGCGAGCGTCGGGTGAGCGGGCAGGCGATCACGCTGGCGCTCGGCTGGCCGACCGCGTTGGCCGCGATGACGCTGGGCGCGGTGCTCAACGGTGACCGGATCGCCGGTGACGTGTTCTTCGTGGTGCTGATCGCGGGCGCGGTGTACGCCCGCAGGTTCGGCGATCGGGGGACCGCGCTCGGGGTGATCGGCTTTCAGGTCTACTTCATCTCGCTGTTCGTGCGGGCGCGTCCGGCCGGGTTGTGGTCGCTGTTCGTGACGTTGTCGGTGGCGTTCGCGTGTGCCGCGTTCGTACGGTTCGCGGTGGTGCCGGCCACGCCGGAAGGGGCGTTGGTGCGGTTGCGCCGGGCGTTCCGGGCGCGGTTGGCGCAGGTGGTGGACACCCAGCGGGAGCTGGTGGACATCGAGCCGGAGCGGCTGGAGAAGGGCGTCGCGCAGTTGCGGCGGGACACCGCGCGGCTGCACGAGTGCGCGCTGATGATCCAGGGCCGGCTGGAGGACGGTACGCGGGACGAGGCCGCGGCGGCGCTGGTGCAGCGCCGGATCGCGGACGCCGAGATCGCGGCGGAGCGGCTGGGGGTGCTGCTGCTCAAGGCGCGTTCGTACGAGGGCGCCGACACGCTCACGTTGCACCTGCCGGACGTGGCGCTGGCGGCCTCGTCGACGCCGGTGCGGCGGGAGGACGAGACGACGCGGCTGCTCCGGCGCGACCTGGGGTCGCTGCATCTGCTGATCACCCGCCTGGCACCGGAGGACCGGGGCGCCGGGGTGGCCGTGCTGCGCAACCGGCTGCTGAGCTACCGCGACGAGGACAACCTGCCGCGGGCCTCCCTCGCCGTCCAGGACGTCTTCCGGGGCATCGGCGAGCTGGCCCGCGCGGTGCTGGGCCTGCGGCTGGCCTTCGACGGGCCGCAGGACGAGTCGGACGACACGCCCGAGACGACCAGGTCGCGCGAGGAGTTCGAGGCGGAGGACGCCTCGATGAGCGCCACCCGTGAGGAGCCGGAGGCCGAGGAGGAGCCCAAGGGGCTGAACCGGCCGACGACCCGGGCGGCGTTCCAGGTGGCCGTCGGCTCCACGCTGGCGATCGTGGGCGGGGAGTTCCTGTCCGCGCAGCGCTGGTACTGGGCGGTGCTCACCTGCTGGGTGGTCTTCCTCAACACCACGTCCACCGGCGAGATCCTGGTCAAGGGGTACCGGCGGCTGATCGGTACGGTCGCCGGGGTGGTCGCGGGTGTGCTGCTGGCCGGGCTGGTGGGTCACCACACGTGGACGGCGTTCGCGCTGGCGCTGCTGTGCGTGTTCGGGATGTTCTTCACCGCGCCGTTGTCGTACGCGCTGATGTCGTTCTTCGTCACGGCGATGCTGGGGTTGCTGTACACGTTGCTGAACACGTACAGCCTCGCGGTGCTGGTTCTGCGGATCGAGGAGACGGCGCTGGGGGCGTCGTGCGGGATCATCGCCGCGTTCCTGGTGCTGCCGGTGCGTACGCATCACCACACGGACCAGCAGTTGCGGGAGGTGCTGACCCGGCTGCGGGAGGTCGCCTCGGCGGCGGTGGACCAGCTCAGCGGTGGGACCGCGGGTGATCTGCTCGACCTGTCGCGGGAGTTGGACACCGCGCTGGACGATCTGCGGCGTTCCACGCGGCCGTTGACGCATCCGATCACGCCGTTGCGGGTGCGCAGGCGTACGGCGCGCTATCTGGTCGGGCTGCTGGAAACGTGCGCGTACCACGCCCGGGCGCTGGCGGCCACGGCCGAACTCGTCCCCTACAGCAAGCGGATAGCGGCCGATCCGCGGCTGAAGCGGGCCGGCGAACGCATCGAACGCAACCTCGGCGTCCTCATCGCCCACCTCGGCGACGAGCGCGCCGAGGGCGAGGTGGAGTCCGGCGCGAGCATCGCCGCGATGCTGGAGAGCGGCAGCACGGAGGTGATCCGTCCGGGGACGGTCACCTTCCGCGTGCTGCGGCACCTGCAGCGGCTGGACGAGGGCGTGGCGGGGCTGGCGCGGCCGTTGTGCGTGCCGGTGGCGAGGGGCGACCGCCCGGCCGAACGCCACGTGGCGTAA
- the rocD gene encoding ornithine--oxo-acid transaminase, producing MTSHHTTAELIRRADEHSAHNYHPLPVVVSSAEGAWMTDVEGRRYLDLLAGYSALNFGHRNPRLIAAAKAQLDRVTLTSRAFHHDRFAAFCAELADLCGMERVLPMNTGAEAVETAVKTARKWGYRVKGVPDGQARIVVAADNFHGRTTTIVSFSTDPEARADFGPYTPGFDVVPYGDIAALRAALTDGTVAVLLEPIQGESGVRVPPPGYLPEVRRLTAERGVLLIADEIQSGLGRTGRTFACEHEGVVPDMYVLGKALGGGVVPVSAVVSSDEVLGVYRPGEHGSTFGGNPLACAVALEVIAMLRTGEYQEHAAALGDHLHAELNSLVGGGAIDAVRGRGLWAGIDISPGHGTGRQLSERLLDHGVLVKDTHGSTIRIAPPLVISKEDLDWGLARLRETLES from the coding sequence GTGACCTCGCACCACACCACCGCGGAGCTGATCAGGCGCGCGGACGAGCACAGCGCCCACAACTACCACCCGTTGCCGGTCGTCGTCTCCTCCGCGGAGGGCGCCTGGATGACCGACGTCGAGGGACGCCGCTACCTCGACCTGCTCGCCGGGTACTCGGCGCTCAACTTCGGCCACCGCAACCCGCGGCTGATCGCCGCCGCCAAGGCCCAGCTCGACCGGGTCACCCTCACCTCCCGCGCCTTCCACCACGACCGTTTCGCCGCGTTCTGCGCGGAGTTGGCCGACCTGTGCGGCATGGAACGGGTGCTGCCCATGAACACTGGCGCCGAGGCGGTGGAGACCGCCGTCAAGACCGCCCGCAAGTGGGGTTACCGGGTCAAGGGCGTGCCCGACGGGCAGGCCAGGATCGTGGTGGCCGCCGACAACTTCCACGGCCGCACCACCACCATCGTCAGCTTCTCCACCGACCCCGAGGCCCGCGCCGACTTCGGCCCCTACACCCCCGGCTTCGACGTCGTCCCCTACGGCGACATCGCCGCGCTGCGGGCCGCGCTGACCGACGGGACGGTCGCGGTGCTGCTGGAGCCGATCCAGGGCGAGTCGGGGGTCCGGGTACCGCCGCCGGGCTACCTGCCCGAGGTCCGGCGGCTCACCGCCGAGCGCGGCGTACTGCTGATCGCCGACGAGATCCAGTCCGGCCTCGGCCGCACCGGCCGCACCTTCGCCTGCGAACACGAGGGCGTCGTCCCCGACATGTACGTCCTCGGCAAGGCCCTCGGCGGCGGCGTCGTCCCCGTCTCCGCCGTCGTCTCCTCCGACGAGGTGCTCGGCGTCTACCGCCCCGGCGAACACGGCTCCACCTTCGGCGGCAACCCCCTCGCCTGCGCCGTCGCCCTCGAAGTCATCGCCATGCTCCGCACCGGCGAATACCAGGAACACGCCGCCGCCCTCGGCGACCACCTCCACGCCGAACTCAACTCCCTCGTCGGCGGCGGCGCCATCGACGCCGTACGCGGTCGCGGCCTGTGGGCCGGCATCGACATCTCCCCCGGCCACGGCACCGGCCGCCAACTCTCCGAACGCCTCCTCGACCACGGCGTCCTCGTCAAGGACACCCACGGCTCCACCATCCGCATCGCCCCACCCCTGGTCATCTCCAAGGAAGACCTCGACTGGGGCCTGGCCCGCCTCCGCGAGACGCTGGAGTCCTGA
- a CDS encoding serine hydroxymethyltransferase — MPLPLDHPALAATDPELAALVAAEERLQADTLRMIPSENYVSQAVLEATGTVLTNKYSEGYPGRRYYEGQQNIDPVETLAVERAKALFGADHANVQPYSGSPANLAVYLAFAEPGETVMGMSLPMGGHLTHGWGVSATGRWFRGVQYGVRRDTGRIDFDEVRELARKERPKVIFCGGTAVPRTIDFAAFAEIAREVDAVLVADIAHIAGLVAGGAHPSPVPHVDVVSTTTHKTLRGPRGAMLMCREEHAKALDKAVFPGLQGGPHNHTTAAIAVALREAARPDFRTYAHQVVANAKALAAALLERGFDLVSGGTDNHLVLIDLTGKDVPGKTAAKALDRAGIVVNYNTVPFDPRKPFDPSGIRIGTPSLTSRGLTEAHMPQVAAWLERGVSAAHKGEEAALATIRAEVADLLSGYPAPGLPTA; from the coding sequence ATGCCGCTGCCGCTCGACCACCCCGCCCTCGCCGCCACCGACCCCGAACTCGCCGCGCTCGTCGCCGCCGAGGAACGGCTCCAGGCCGACACGCTGCGCATGATCCCGTCCGAGAACTACGTCTCGCAGGCCGTGCTGGAGGCCACCGGCACTGTACTGACCAACAAGTACAGCGAGGGCTACCCCGGGCGCCGCTACTACGAGGGCCAGCAGAACATCGACCCGGTCGAGACGCTCGCCGTCGAACGTGCCAAGGCGCTCTTCGGCGCCGACCACGCCAACGTCCAGCCCTACTCCGGCTCCCCGGCCAACCTCGCGGTCTACCTGGCGTTCGCCGAGCCCGGGGAGACCGTGATGGGCATGTCCCTGCCGATGGGCGGCCATCTGACGCACGGCTGGGGCGTGTCGGCCACCGGACGCTGGTTCCGCGGCGTGCAGTACGGGGTACGGCGGGACACCGGGCGGATCGACTTCGACGAGGTCCGCGAACTGGCCCGCAAGGAACGCCCCAAGGTGATCTTCTGCGGCGGCACCGCGGTGCCGCGCACCATCGACTTCGCCGCCTTCGCCGAGATCGCCCGCGAGGTGGACGCCGTCCTGGTCGCCGACATCGCGCACATCGCCGGGCTGGTGGCCGGCGGCGCCCACCCGTCCCCGGTGCCCCACGTGGACGTGGTCTCCACCACCACCCACAAGACGCTGCGCGGACCGCGCGGGGCCATGCTGATGTGCCGCGAGGAGCACGCCAAGGCGCTCGACAAGGCGGTCTTCCCCGGCCTCCAGGGCGGCCCGCACAACCACACCACCGCCGCGATCGCCGTCGCGCTGCGGGAGGCCGCCCGCCCGGACTTCCGTACCTACGCCCACCAGGTGGTGGCCAACGCCAAGGCGCTCGCCGCCGCCCTGCTGGAACGCGGCTTCGACCTGGTCTCCGGCGGCACCGACAACCACCTGGTGCTGATCGACCTCACCGGCAAGGACGTCCCCGGCAAGACCGCCGCCAAGGCCCTGGACCGGGCCGGGATCGTGGTCAACTACAACACCGTCCCGTTCGACCCGCGCAAGCCCTTCGACCCCTCCGGCATCCGCATCGGCACCCCCTCGCTCACCTCGCGCGGGCTCACCGAGGCGCACATGCCGCAGGTCGCCGCGTGGCTGGAGCGCGGTGTGAGCGCCGCGCACAAGGGCGAGGAGGCGGCGCTGGCCACCATCCGCGCCGAGGTCGCCGACCTGCTGAGCGGCTACCCGGCGCCCGGTCTGCCCACCGCCTGA
- the trpS gene encoding tryptophan--tRNA ligase produces the protein MAYDPRPRVLSGIQPTAGSFHLGNYLGAVRQWVALQDTHDAFYMVVDLHAITVPQDPAELRANTRLAAAQLLAAGLDPDRCTLFVQSHVPEHAQLGWVMNCLTGFGEASRMTQFKDKSAKQGADRTTVGLFTYPVLQVADILLYQANAVPVGEDQRQHVELTRDLAVRFNTRFGTADDPTFIVPEPYIVKETAKIYDLQDPAVKMSKSASSPKGLVNLLDEPKASAKKFKSAVTDTDTVIRFDPEVKPGVSNLLTIYATLTQTSVPELEERYAGKGYGALKTDLAEVFVEWVTPFRDRTQEYLGDPETLDSILAKGAEKARAVAAETLATVYDRIGFVPAKH, from the coding sequence ATGGCCTACGACCCCCGTCCTCGTGTGCTCTCCGGCATCCAGCCCACCGCGGGCTCGTTCCACCTCGGCAACTACCTGGGCGCGGTACGGCAGTGGGTCGCGCTCCAGGACACGCACGACGCCTTCTACATGGTCGTGGACCTGCACGCGATCACCGTGCCGCAGGACCCGGCCGAACTGCGCGCCAACACCCGGCTGGCCGCCGCCCAGCTGCTGGCCGCCGGGCTCGACCCCGACCGGTGCACCCTGTTCGTGCAGAGCCATGTGCCCGAGCACGCCCAGCTCGGCTGGGTGATGAACTGCCTCACCGGCTTCGGCGAGGCGTCCCGGATGACGCAGTTCAAGGACAAGTCGGCCAAGCAGGGCGCCGACCGCACCACCGTCGGCCTGTTCACCTACCCGGTCCTCCAGGTCGCCGACATCCTGCTCTACCAGGCCAACGCGGTGCCGGTCGGCGAGGACCAGCGCCAGCACGTCGAGCTCACCCGCGACCTCGCGGTCCGGTTCAACACCCGGTTCGGCACCGCCGACGACCCGACCTTCATCGTCCCCGAGCCGTACATCGTCAAGGAGACGGCGAAGATCTACGACCTCCAGGACCCGGCGGTCAAGATGAGCAAGTCGGCCTCCTCGCCCAAGGGCCTGGTCAACCTGCTGGACGAGCCGAAGGCCTCGGCCAAGAAGTTCAAGAGCGCGGTCACCGACACCGACACCGTGATCCGCTTCGACCCCGAGGTCAAGCCGGGGGTCAGCAACCTGCTGACGATCTACGCCACGCTCACCCAGACCTCCGTCCCCGAGCTGGAGGAACGGTACGCGGGCAAGGGGTACGGCGCCCTCAAGACCGACCTCGCCGAGGTCTTCGTGGAGTGGGTCACCCCGTTCCGCGACCGCACCCAGGAATACCTGGGCGACCCGGAGACGTTGGACTCGATCCTGGCGAAGGGCGCCGAGAAGGCCCGCGCGGTCGCGGCGGAGACCCTGGCCACGGTCTACGACCGGATCGGATTCGTCCCCGCCAAGCACTGA
- a CDS encoding 2'-5' RNA ligase family protein has product METCTIGVSIAVPEPHGSLLQRCRAGFGDPAAHAIPSHITLLPPTEVTPAELPAFREHLAKVAEAGRPFRLRLDGTGTFRPLSPVVFVRLTRGTAECTRLQELVRSGPVARDLQFPYHPHVTIAHGTPEEAMDRAERELARFRAEWTVGGFSLYEQGGDGVWRMMCEYPFGPWPNGGVPQQPGRPTAVAFPHS; this is encoded by the coding sequence GTGGAGACCTGCACGATCGGCGTGTCGATCGCGGTGCCGGAGCCGCACGGCAGCCTGCTTCAGCGGTGCCGGGCCGGTTTCGGCGACCCGGCCGCCCACGCCATCCCCTCCCACATCACGCTGCTGCCGCCCACCGAGGTCACCCCGGCCGAGCTGCCCGCCTTCCGCGAGCACCTGGCCAAGGTTGCCGAGGCCGGCCGGCCCTTCCGGCTCCGGCTGGACGGCACCGGCACCTTCCGGCCGCTGTCCCCGGTGGTCTTCGTCCGGCTCACCCGGGGCACCGCCGAATGCACCCGGCTCCAGGAACTCGTCCGCTCCGGCCCCGTCGCCCGCGACCTCCAGTTCCCCTACCACCCGCACGTCACCATCGCCCACGGCACCCCCGAGGAGGCGATGGACCGGGCCGAGCGGGAGCTGGCCCGCTTCCGCGCCGAGTGGACGGTGGGTGGCTTCAGCCTGTACGAGCAGGGCGGGGACGGGGTGTGGCGGATGATGTGCGAATACCCGTTCGGCCCCTGGCCGAACGGCGGCGTCCCGCAACAACCGGGCCGGCCGACCGCGGTGGCGTTTCCGCATTCGTAG
- a CDS encoding YihY/virulence factor BrkB family protein — MDWLTRLPGVGPWVGRGMRTHAWRAFEHAQRAQWGRLAAAITFSSFIALFPLITLGAAIGAAVLTDGQLHTLEHKLNQQIPGLSQQVDIAGLAANAGTVGLIAAAALLLTGVGWIGQLRGCLRAVWERDDEGQNPLVRKGLDALILVGLGLVGAASLGGSAYATSAVGRSAQYAGVSGAGVGGVLLTAVGFLLGVLADFLLLAYLLTWLPGVHPGRHQVVVAGLLGAVGFELLKLLLSGYLQGVAGRSLYGAFGTPVALLLWINFMAKLLLYCAAWTATPRRRALLPDPPPGSERLPTTPADPGDAPLPGPATASVPPLPARPAPPAPPR; from the coding sequence ATGGATTGGTTGACGCGGCTGCCGGGGGTCGGGCCGTGGGTGGGGCGGGGGATGCGGACGCACGCGTGGCGGGCGTTCGAGCACGCGCAGCGGGCGCAGTGGGGGCGGTTGGCGGCGGCGATCACGTTCAGCAGTTTCATCGCGCTGTTCCCGCTGATCACGCTGGGGGCGGCGATCGGCGCGGCGGTGCTGACCGACGGGCAGTTGCACACCCTTGAGCACAAGCTCAACCAGCAGATCCCCGGGCTCTCCCAGCAGGTCGACATCGCCGGGCTGGCCGCCAACGCCGGGACCGTGGGCCTGATCGCGGCCGCGGCGCTGCTGCTCACCGGTGTCGGGTGGATCGGTCAGCTCCGCGGCTGCCTGCGGGCGGTGTGGGAACGGGACGACGAGGGACAGAACCCGCTGGTGCGCAAGGGCCTCGACGCCCTGATCCTGGTCGGCCTCGGGCTGGTCGGCGCCGCCTCCCTGGGCGGCTCCGCCTACGCCACCAGCGCGGTGGGCCGCTCCGCCCAGTACGCCGGGGTCAGCGGGGCCGGCGTCGGCGGCGTCCTGCTGACCGCCGTCGGCTTCCTGCTCGGCGTGCTCGCCGACTTCCTGCTCCTGGCCTACCTGCTCACCTGGCTGCCCGGCGTCCACCCCGGCCGCCACCAGGTGGTGGTGGCCGGACTCCTCGGCGCGGTCGGCTTCGAACTGCTCAAACTGCTGCTCAGCGGCTATCTGCAAGGGGTGGCCGGACGCTCGCTCTACGGCGCCTTCGGCACCCCGGTCGCCCTGCTGCTGTGGATCAACTTCATGGCCAAGCTGCTGCTGTACTGCGCCGCCTGGACCGCCACCCCGCGCCGCCGCGCCCTCCTGCCGGATCCGCCGCCCGGCAGCGAACGGCTGCCTACGACTCCCGCTGATCCCGGCGACGCCCCGCTGCCTGGGCCGGCCACCGCTTCCGTACCACCGCTGCCAGCGCGCCCAGCACCACCAGCGCCCCCGCGGTGA
- a CDS encoding D-alanyl-D-alanine carboxypeptidase family protein → MGGAVLLPAATAEAAADGSRPAQPPARMSTVGGELLGRPGTQVRYADGVPRLPAKLTARSWIVSDAETGEVLAAHNAHWRLAPASTLKMLFADTLIPKFGKDVTHTVRAEELAGVGEGSSVVGIKENLPYTVHDLWRGVFLRSGNDAVHVLAAMNGGVPKTVSEMQAKAEDLQADDTHVVSPDGYDMPGQVSSAYDLSLFARAGLQNADFRDYCSTARAEFPGDWKKPKKKDGREAAGAEDSKAPAAGEKRERDTSVIQNTNRLLTGDPAGGLPPYPGLAGVKNGYTTNAGNTFTGVADHDGVKLLVTVMHPEPGVDEVYHEAAELLDWGFAAAGKVKPVGTLVAPHSAQQQGAHGGAGASAHGDAAAAASARSGSSGMWTAAGITAGALVVLGALAAVVRKRWPAQAAGRRRDQRES, encoded by the coding sequence GTGGGCGGCGCCGTGCTGCTGCCCGCGGCCACGGCCGAGGCCGCCGCGGACGGGAGCCGGCCCGCTCAGCCGCCGGCCCGGATGTCGACGGTCGGCGGCGAGCTGCTGGGCCGCCCGGGCACCCAGGTGCGGTACGCGGACGGGGTGCCGAGGCTGCCGGCGAAGCTGACCGCGCGGTCCTGGATCGTCTCGGACGCCGAGACCGGCGAGGTGCTGGCGGCGCACAACGCGCACTGGCGGCTGGCCCCGGCGTCCACGTTGAAGATGCTCTTCGCCGACACCCTGATCCCCAAGTTCGGCAAGGACGTCACCCACACCGTGCGCGCCGAGGAGCTGGCCGGGGTGGGCGAGGGCAGCAGCGTGGTGGGCATAAAGGAGAACCTGCCGTACACCGTGCACGACCTGTGGCGGGGTGTCTTCCTGCGTTCGGGCAACGACGCCGTGCACGTGCTGGCCGCGATGAACGGCGGCGTGCCGAAGACCGTCTCCGAGATGCAGGCGAAGGCCGAAGACCTCCAGGCCGACGATACCCACGTGGTCAGCCCGGACGGCTACGACATGCCGGGCCAGGTCTCCTCGGCGTACGACCTGTCGCTCTTCGCCCGCGCGGGGTTGCAGAACGCGGACTTCCGCGACTACTGCTCGACCGCGCGCGCCGAGTTCCCCGGGGACTGGAAGAAGCCGAAGAAGAAGGACGGCCGGGAAGCCGCCGGTGCCGAGGACTCCAAGGCGCCCGCCGCCGGGGAGAAGCGGGAACGCGACACCTCCGTCATCCAGAACACCAACCGGCTGCTCACCGGCGACCCGGCCGGCGGCCTGCCGCCCTACCCGGGGCTGGCCGGGGTGAAGAACGGCTACACCACCAACGCCGGCAACACCTTCACCGGGGTCGCCGACCACGACGGGGTGAAGCTGCTGGTCACCGTGATGCATCCGGAGCCCGGGGTGGACGAGGTCTACCACGAGGCGGCCGAACTGCTCGACTGGGGTTTCGCGGCGGCCGGCAAGGTCAAGCCGGTGGGCACCCTGGTGGCACCGCACAGCGCCCAGCAGCAGGGCGCCCACGGCGGGGCCGGTGCCTCGGCGCACGGCGACGCGGCGGCGGCGGCGTCCGCCCGCTCCGGCTCCTCCGGGATGTGGACGGCGGCCGGGATCACCGCGGGGGCGCTGGTGGTGCTGGGCGCGCTGGCAGCGGTGGTACGGAAGCGGTGGCCGGCCCAGGCAGCGGGGCGTCGCCGGGATCAGCGGGAGTCGTAG
- a CDS encoding SCO4848 family membrane protein — MRLSRRVSWFLVAFGVWSWCIWITFVKNLWADGSGLAFDHGHPTAYFWVHLLLAVVSFLLGTAIGVLGLRGLRALRNGTSDRPAASA; from the coding sequence GTGAGGCTCAGCCGCCGCGTCTCCTGGTTCCTCGTCGCCTTCGGCGTGTGGAGCTGGTGCATCTGGATCACTTTCGTCAAGAACCTGTGGGCCGACGGCAGCGGCCTCGCCTTCGACCACGGCCACCCCACCGCGTACTTCTGGGTGCATCTGCTGCTCGCGGTGGTGTCCTTCCTGCTGGGTACGGCCATCGGCGTGCTGGGGCTGCGGGGACTGCGGGCGCTGCGGAACGGGACGTCGGACCGGCCCGCCGCCTCCGCCTGA
- a CDS encoding succinate dehydrogenase iron-sulfur subunit gives MSTATVESNHSAALDAAESSAFARITVTMRVRRFNPEVSAEATWVDYQLEMDPKERVLDALHKIKWELDGTLTFRRSCAHGICGSDAMRINGRNRLACKTLLKDINPEKPITVEPIKGLTVLKDLVVDMEPFFQAYRDVMPFLITKGNEPTRERLQSAEERERFDDTTKCILCAACTTSCPVFWNDGQYFGPAAIVNAHRFIFDSRDEAAEQRLEILNDRDGVWRCRTTFNCTDACPRGIEVTKAIQEVKRALITRRF, from the coding sequence ATGAGCACCGCCACGGTGGAAAGCAACCACTCCGCTGCGCTGGACGCCGCCGAGAGCTCCGCTTTCGCGCGGATCACGGTCACCATGCGGGTACGGCGGTTCAACCCGGAGGTCTCCGCGGAGGCGACCTGGGTGGACTACCAGCTCGAGATGGACCCCAAGGAGCGTGTCCTGGACGCCCTCCACAAGATCAAGTGGGAGCTGGACGGCACGCTGACGTTCCGCCGTTCCTGCGCGCACGGCATCTGCGGTTCGGACGCCATGCGGATCAACGGCCGCAACCGGCTGGCCTGCAAGACGCTGCTGAAGGACATCAACCCGGAGAAGCCGATCACGGTCGAGCCGATCAAGGGGCTGACGGTCCTGAAGGACCTCGTGGTCGACATGGAGCCGTTCTTCCAGGCGTACCGTGACGTCATGCCGTTCCTGATCACCAAGGGGAACGAGCCGACCCGCGAGCGCCTGCAGTCGGCCGAGGAGCGCGAGCGCTTCGACGACACCACCAAGTGCATCCTGTGCGCGGCGTGCACCACGTCGTGCCCGGTGTTCTGGAACGACGGCCAGTACTTCGGTCCGGCCGCCATCGTCAACGCGCACCGTTTCATCTTCGACTCGCGTGACGAGGCCGCCGAGCAGCGGCTGGAGATCCTCAACGACCGGGACGGCGTCTGGCGCTGCCGGACCACGTTCAACTGCACGGACGCCTGCCCGCGTGGCATCGAGGTGACCAAGGCGATCCAGGAGGTGAAGCGGGCGCTGATCACGCGCCGCTTCTGA